The Oceaniferula marina sequence TGTTGGCTGATGCCGACGGTCAAGTCAGCTTCATCCTCACTCGCAGCACCAGCGGTGACAGCATCAACACCAGCATCGCGTCGCGTGAGCACCCGTCACTCTCTGCTCCACGGCTGAAATTCAGCACCCCAACCAACAATCTTAAAATCGAGGACATTGGCTTTAATGGTCCGACGCTCGATATCACCATCACCGGGCTCGATCCTTTGGAACAATACATCGTCACACGCTCGCCGGACCTGACCTCTTTCGACACCGTAATCGGTCATCCGTTCACCTCGGCAAGCGGAATCATCCATCTTTCAGATCCTTCACCGCCACTGGCAGATCAATCTTTTTATCGGGTAGAAAAATTCACTCCGTAAGCCTTTGGTTCAGCCACTCATTTCTCCCACTTCCGACTAAGGGATAACGTGGGTGTATTGATTGATGCAATTCTTCTACTGTGCCAAATATCCATAAACGTTGAACTCAGCCAGATTAAAGCTCCCGGCGTCGTTGAGAGCCCTGACTCGTAAAAAGCGGAAGCCCTGCTTGGGTTTAAGATACCATTCGAAAAGGTTAGAGGGGTGTCGCTGCGTACCATGATACCAAGTCACATCGTTACGAGCGACCAGAACAGTAGGCTTCTTGAAATCACGATCATTGGAACCTTCGATCACGAAGTTCTTGCGCGTGTGATCTTGAAACATGTTCTGACGAGGAAGGATCTCTAACCGCTGAATCACAAATTTTTTTCCTAAATCGACAGCCAACCAGCCTGCTCCGTCACCGCCTGATTTCGTGTGCCAAAAAGTATCCCAATCCCGATCGAAAGCCGTCTCCGCGCCGTGCTTCGAGCTCAAAGAAGAAGATGCCCATGCTGGCTTGTTTTCAGTAAGACTCTCGTGACCGTAGATTGAGTTGAGAAGGTGTCGGTAAGCCGGCTGAAGACCAGCATTTTCCATGACAGCAACTGCTTCATCAGGCCACTGGCCATCCTTCACCTGAACGTAGTTGATGAGTTTGGCCCTACCTGCAGTTTTTTTGCCGACCAAATTAGACTTTTCAGCCCAAGTATTTTCGTAAACCACACCTTTTGAACCTCCATGCCAGTTCCAGCAAACCGGTTTCGGGTGGATGCTATCACGGCTCACGTTGTTGAGCCAATGAATGGTGTGGGACCAGTTGTCACTATAAAACTCCCAGCCGTGCCCTTTAGTGCTATGAAAGCGCGAGTAGTTCCCTTCAACCACGCTACCTGGATAGCGGCCGTGGAGATAGAGATGCCCCCCATCATCCATTCCATAGCGACCAGCAACCTGAGCCCTTGAAACTTTGTTGAACTTGAATTCAATCTTGCCCATGTCATCCCGAACATGCCCACTGTCGCCGATGCGTGCGTGGATGGCAGTATAAGAGGTGTCTGACACATCATTGTGATGAAACTTGCAATCGTATGCAATGAACACGTTAAGGCCAGTGCCCTGATCATAATCGCGGCCCGTGCTGCGAACAATGTTATTTCTAACCATCGTATTGCGGCAGATGTTTTCCGCCGGGCACTCCTTCTTGTTGTGGTACCAGCGCCCGATGCTGACGCCCGCGGCGGTAAGATCGTAAAAGACGTTACCCTCAATCAGAGTGTCGTCGCAGTCTTCGTAAAGCTGAACGCCTACCGAAGCCTGATGCACAACGCGACAGTCGCGGATGGTAACTCGGTCGGTGTGGTCGAGGATGATCTGGCCGGGGATCTCGCTCTTGTATTTATCGAAGATTTCGGCCTGGGTGCGCCCAAGCATCATCGTTTCGGGGGCCATCCAATTGCCATAACGAAAGGTGAGCCCTTTGAAACTCAAATCAGAAGCCTTGGATTTTGCATCACCCTTCACCTTTAGAAGAAACTCTGTGGCCGGTGCCCATGTCTCGACCTTGGACATATCTTGAGCTGGCGTGGTCGGGTAGTAATAGATCTTCTTCGTCTTACGATTGACATACCACTCGCCAGGCTCATCGAGTTCTTCCATCGCATTGAGCACTCGGAATTCCATCGTCGGAGTGGCCCGAGCATTGTCCCAGGAAGCCCAGTATTGAAAATCCGGTTGCTCCATCTTGACAATCATCTCGTCGTCGTTTTCGGCGGGTAAGATGGAGTCAACATGCATGTAACCAACCTTGAAAACCTTGGCATAGAATAGCTGCAAGTCTTCGATGTTTTTATAATCACGTTTAGGAAGCCAAACACCATCGTAGCGCTCGGGGGTGGACGGGTCATCCCAGAATTTTTTATGGGTATTCTTCACATAGGTGTGAGACCGCGCTTGTAGTGAGCGAATGCCATCCACGTAGAGTTGGCGAAAGTAGCCTGCGCGTTTCAAGGCCGCCGTTGCATCAGCTTCGTAGTAAGCTTGTCCATCCACTTTCTTCCACCCAGTGATGCGC is a genomic window containing:
- a CDS encoding discoidin domain-containing protein, with the translated sequence MEQAFQSIEAARDYIRKHSLNKNLDSDLVVHLRGGRYEVAKTLEFDGKDSGSNTHRVIYQKYRDESPVLCGGVRITGWKKVDGQAYYEADATAALKRAGYFRQLYVDGIRSLQARSHTYVKNTHKKFWDDPSTPERYDGVWLPKRDYKNIEDLQLFYAKVFKVGYMHVDSILPAENDDEMIVKMEQPDFQYWASWDNARATPTMEFRVLNAMEELDEPGEWYVNRKTKKIYYYPTTPAQDMSKVETWAPATEFLLKVKGDAKSKASDLSFKGLTFRYGNWMAPETMMLGRTQAEIFDKYKSEIPGQIILDHTDRVTIRDCRVVHQASVGVQLYEDCDDTLIEGNVFYDLTAAGVSIGRWYHNKKECPAENICRNTMVRNNIVRSTGRDYDQGTGLNVFIAYDCKFHHNDVSDTSYTAIHARIGDSGHVRDDMGKIEFKFNKVSRAQVAGRYGMDDGGHLYLHGRYPGSVVEGNYSRFHSTKGHGWEFYSDNWSHTIHWLNNVSRDSIHPKPVCWNWHGGSKGVVYENTWAEKSNLVGKKTAGRAKLINYVQVKDGQWPDEAVAVMENAGLQPAYRHLLNSIYGHESLTENKPAWASSSLSSKHGAETAFDRDWDTFWHTKSGGDGAGWLAVDLGKKFVIQRLEILPRQNMFQDHTRKNFVIEGSNDRDFKKPTVLVARNDVTWYHGTQRHPSNLFEWYLKPKQGFRFLRVRALNDAGSFNLAEFNVYGYLAQ